One Eurosta solidaginis isolate ZX-2024a chromosome 1, ASM4086904v1, whole genome shotgun sequence genomic window, tttaagcaattaaacgaatagtcatttcatttattttatttctaattttaacatacatacttagcacttagtaaaaacaaagtttgtacctgaatttttttaatttttgtgattttagcaATTAAGCGAATAGTGATTTCATTTATCtctaattttaacatacatacttagcacttagtagaaacaattaaatgaattcatttgcttttacaaatcgttttttcttaatttttacgtGGAATTAATTAGAGAGTGTTTTATTTGGTCTCTTATTGTTTGACCAATTGTGGTAAGATGGTTGGCTTCGCCTGGGTCAACATCGCTGATTTGGTCTGATTCATATCTTCGTACGTTGTAATCAATTTTGAACTGTATGCAGATATTATGTAAAGCTGCACACACATTGGCAAATCGTGCCACTTTTGTAAGATGGTATCTACCCCTATTGCCATACCCTAATATTCTCCAACGTCCTTTAAAAATACCAATGGTACGTTCGATGATACATCTTGCTTTTGAGTGTACATCATTAAATGCGGATTCACTGGAGCCATCGGCGGGGTTTCGGTAAGGCGTTATGCACCACGGCTCTAGTGGATAGCCAGAATCACCTGTTGAAATGAAAATTGTCATTACAATAGTAATATTAACCAAAAAGCAAACACTGTCGTACCTAAAAGCCACGCATTGCTCCGCCTATTAATTTCAAACCTCTCTTGCAATACTCGTCGTTGATCTGAATGCCTCCAAACGAAGGAATCATGAGCCGCACCACCGTACTGACAGTTGATTGCCAAAATTTTATAGGTGTGATCGCAcatctgccaaaatatttatatagttagtaca contains:
- the LOC137238638 gene encoding putative nuclease HARBI1, with amino-acid sequence MCQSTVSKITSHVILEMENKLCPQNIQFHLNETSECKQWFMDKYKIPGVIGCIDGTHIGLQRPSVDEHMYFNRKGYHSINAMIMCDHTYKILAINCQYGGAAHDSFVWRHSDQRRVLQERFEINRRSNAWLLGDSGYPLEPWCITPYRNPADGSSESAFNDVHSKARCIIERTIGIFKGRWRILGYGNRGRYHLTKVARFANVCAALHNICIQFKIDYNVRRYESDQISDVDPGEANHLTTIGQTIRDQIKHSLINST